A genome region from Cydia splendana unplaced genomic scaffold, ilCydSple1.2 scaffold_48_ctg1, whole genome shotgun sequence includes the following:
- the LOC134805665 gene encoding piggyBac transposable element-derived protein 3-like yields MGIVDMPAYTDYWSKFLRFDKIADVMSLKRYEQIRRYLHFADNEMDDGDRYYKIRPFLERVRLNCLKVEEENHFSIDEMMVPYKGTRAGSRKQFVKNKPRRWGYKVFVRAGMTGLVYDFLIYGGEDTFRYHAFTEEEDCMGLGAKVVIALSQSIQLPACKVLYFDNFFTSLELIHHMRNEYGIFSLGTIRSNRLREANKKLPTDKNLKKKGRGAHAQVVSNESNIAIVKWSDSEYDSTCEYMSCMTSKKNSKTKDLAQRSDSEEKEVFNEQTGKKQKTPAQKRSAEGDTKASNNKKQKASTSKT; encoded by the exons ATGGGTATTGTTGATATGCCAGCTTATACTGACTATTGGTCAAAATTCCTGAGGTTCGATAAAATAGCAGATGTAATGAGCTTAAAGCGTTACGAACAAATCCGACGATATCTTCATTTTGCAGACAATGAAATGGACGATGGTGATCGATACTATAAAATCAGACCATTTCTTGAAAGAGTCCGTCTTAATTGCTTAAAAGTCGAAGAGGAAAACCATTTCAGCATTGATGAAATGATGGTACCCTATAAAGGCACAAGAGCGGGCTCAAGAAagcaatttgttaaaaataaacctCGCAGATGGGGGTATAAGGTATTCGTTCGAGCAGGAATGACTGGATTAGTGTATGACTTTTTGATTTATGGAGGGGAAGACACTTTTCGCTACCATGCCTTTACTGAAGAGGAAGACTGTATGGGTTTAGGTGCAAAAGTTGTTATAGCACTATCACAGAGTATTCAGCTGCCTGCTTGTAAAGTATTATACTTCGACAACTTCTTTACGTCGTTAGAATTGATTCACCATATGAGGAACGAGTATGGGATTTTCAGTTTAGGTACTATAAGGTCGAATCGTTTGCGTGAAGCCAACAAAAAATTACCCACTGATAAGAATCTAAAGAAAAAAGGACGTGGTGCTCATGCTCAAGTAGTCTCAAATGAAAGCAATATTGCAATAGTCAAATG GTCGGACTCAGAATATGACTCAACCTGCGAATACATGTCCTGTATGACAAGCAAGAAGAATTCCAAGACTAAGGACCTTGCACAGAG aTCGGACTCAGAGGAAAAGGAGGTTTTTAACGAGCAGACTGGAAAGAAACAGAAGACTCCTGCACAGAAAAG aTCTGCGGAGGGGGACACGAAAGCttctaacaataaaaaacagAAGGCGTCTACTTCTAAAACGTAA